Within Phaeodactylum tricornutum CCAP 1055/1 chromosome 26, whole genome shotgun sequence, the genomic segment TCAATAGAAGATAACCATATATTTGCTGcttctctttttccattcGCGCCCGTCCGTCTATTTGAAATTCGACAGTATCCATCGTTATCGTTATCCCAGCATGCTTGGTCTACGTTTTGCACACGTTGCTGTGATGCTCGTTGTGGTCGTAAAAACGGTCCTGGTCAGCTTCCACAACGTGAAATCCATAAAGCCAGTAGTGTCGCAACACATTCCCGGGCAGCCGGAGCGAGCGGCTGTTGTTTCTATCAACGAGGATACGGGAGTAGGCGTTCCCAGGCGACACACCCCAACCGGAAAAGCGCCGTCCGCCAACTCAACCAGGAGTGACACAATAACCGGAAAAGCGCCGTCCGCCAACTCAACCAGGAGCGACACCATAGCCGGAGATGCACCGTCCGCCAACTCAACCAGGAGTGACACCCTAACCGGAAAAAGACCGTCCGCCAACTCAACCAGGAGGAGCACACGCATTACTACTCAAAGAACTGCGACAGAATTTAGTGTCAGTCCGACGACACAGGAAATCGGTATGAAGCCTGATTGGACAAAGCTAATACCGCAATGGTTGCACAATCGAAATACAACCAGCGTGAAACTGCTGAGAACTGGGGCACCAGACATGCCTTCAGGTGCTTTCGTGCATATCGGTAAAACGGGTGGATCAACGCTGAGCTTGCACTTGCGCAATGGCTGTCACTCCTTCATCAAACAGCCGTGTAATCAGCTGTCCCTGAACGAGGTGGAATCGCATGTATCCCGCTTGACTACGTACTATCATGTGCCTGACTTTGCCAATCTTAGGCGAACCCGTCACCATCTGTTCTATGTCCTTAGTATCCGCGACCCGTTAGCTCGGCTGTTGTCCGTCTTCACGTACATGCATCCGGATAACATCATTGCCCGCGGCGCTTGTCAATGGAATATCTGTGAAACCGAAAGTATAtggaaatgttttccaaATTTGGATGAGTTTGCTAAAGCCCTCAACTTATACcgagaagaaagcaaaggaCAAGAGGCTGTGGCAGAGAGAAGATGCGTACAGGGCGCTCAAAGCTTTATTCGTAGTAGCGACAATGCACCGGACCACTTTCGACACAGCCTCGAGGCGATTGTGGAGGAATACATGCCACCAAACGCCATAATGAATTCGACCATTCTTGTGGTAAGAAATGAACATATTTGGGACGATTGGATTTCCGTTAACCAATGGCTTGGTCAGGAAGGAAAGGTGGACGCATTTCCAGATAACAATGTACGTGATTTTTCACACATGACGCTCCCCGTTTCCAAAAACTTTTCCGAGGAATCTCGCAAAAGCTTATGTGCCGGTCTCCGCGATGAATACCGAATCTACATGACCATCCTCTCAAAGGCCGCCAATATCGGGCCAGTTGAAATGGCGCAAAGCATCGATTTGGCTCACAGAAACTGCCCGTCTCTtcaattttcttcttttgtttgaCTCTGGAAACATCATTTTAATTCACGCCAGCAAGGATTGACACTACTATCACAACCCTTACATAGTCCAAAATTCGTTTCAATTTTGCACTTCCCATTGACGAAATTCACCAGCGATGGTTGCGTAAATGATACGGAGAATATGCACAAAATATGTCGGCCATTGAAAAGACGTTGAAAGTATTCAAATGTAGTAGGGCTCCAACCTCGGCAGCCCCATGGGTAAGAAAGCGAATGCAGCAGTTCCGCGGTCCCTCGTTGAACATAAGCTTACATTAATCATTCGGCCCACTTTATTATGCGACAAGACAGTGACCATATTACACTTGCGGAAAAGAGTCAGGGTATCGGTTGGTCGTTTCGATTTGGCAGTCGAGCAATATTTCGAATCCGGTAGTGGAAGGATTTCATTTGCTAGGTTTTTTCATGCGGTATCGATCCGGATTTGTAGTGTGCGGCAAGCCTGGACAAGGGACACCATCATTATCTCGATCTAACTTGGCAACGTCACCATAAAAGGGAAAGTAATTTTCGTACCATCGCAAAGCATCTTCGTACGTTCCAAAATCGGAACATCCCTTCACATCTCCAGGATTCTTAGGTGGACTCGTCGGCTGGGCCTCTTTGCGACGCAATACCTGCTTTCCGCCATCTTCACCCCACTGAATTTCTGTGGTAAGGTCAAGGGGTTCAAATTCGGCCTGAAACGAATCTTGACATGTTTGGAACAAACCGATTTGTCGCTCGCGGGCTCTCTGCTGAAGCGATTGTAAACGCTCCACGGACAAAATGgacgacgatgccgccaCCGCCGTGTTGTCACTCGTGCGCACCAATGCCCAACCGGACTCTAACAGAGATTCGTTGACAATGCTTGCTTTCTTTACCGTATCCGTTCGACTGTTCACCATCCGCACAAGGACAACGCGAGTACTCCGTCCGTCTCCGGCAACACGCTGGAACCACACGTCCTCGCGTACCGGCAGCATTTGTTGAAGTTTAGCTACTGGGGTCGACGAAACACAGTCTGGGAAAACCGAGTTACTTGTCCCGACTTTCGGAAGTTTAACTCCAGCCAGCGACACGAAGCCGCTGCGACGCAGTAGGATGCTTCCGTTTTCGTCCACACGAACAATTCGGTCCGATACGAAATCATCCGAGGAAAACGCTGCGGGTTGTACTGTTGCTACTAACAATGCTGTTGATTGGCTAGTACGAGATATCCCCGTACCGAGGCTTCCAAAAGAGGATCCGTCCTGAGCCGCAATCGACAACCACAGCGGCGTGCTTTGGTGTAGTCGggatgaggacgacgatgataaCGCCAGATATTGTGCTGGGGCGTTGGCATTGTTCAATGCTGGGGGTTGCCCATGTACCGAAGAAATGGATGCAAGAAGCGATGGTGCGGAATCAACGAATGAGTAAGGCTGTGGAACAATCATTAGTACCTTCTGCGATGGGGGGCCAAACCAGACGAATCAAGAGTAGCGACGATAGCGTTACGTCAGCGCGAAGCAAAGATCACTACAACCTTTTCTCGTAAAGGTACTGCTGACTGATACGGGACAGGGTGATCAATTGGGCATTGCCGATTGTACATTAGTACAACTATTTGTTCAGAGGAACCAACGTATAATCACTGTCGAAGCTAAGACAATGCCGACGATCTGACGGATTGTCGGTCAGTCAGGTGCGAAAAGTAGAAGCCGATCCTTCTATTTGCATTAGATGGCAATCATTCGATAAGAACCCGGATGAAGAAGTAGTGACGTTCCCGAATGTAAGAGGGACTACAGGAGTACCTGTTATATACGGGTGCTTTCCTCAGCGACTATGTAAACCTTTCACGGTGAGTTTCGCTGTCAATGGCTCCCGACGCCTATGTTTCATGCACATTTACATACGATGAAGAGAAATAGACATTTTCACAACGACATTCAAGAGTCATATCTAGCTATTCTAGAGCCAATCCAATCCGTTGAAAAGGTCATTTTCCCGGAGGGCCGAAGTAGCCGATCTCCTCGATGTGACACTGTTTTCTCTACTTGACCGTGATCGAACGAACATGGATCCAGGAAGCCACTTTTCGGCCTCTCCCCATCATCGTCCCACACCGCCATCCAACCTCGTTGACGGTGAGTTCAGTTTGTGGCAATCATCCATTGATCTCTTTGAGCCATCACCTTGACCCCTCTGAGAGACTCTCCGCATAGAACAAACTGTAGAGTATGAACGCACCCCCACCGTCTTTGCCGGTCCGAACCGTTTCCAAGGGGGACACGAATATTACTTCCAAAACCGGACCCCAAAAATCTCAATCTACATTTGGGCATCCCGACAAGCCTCTTCCGTTGCCAACCAAAGCTTTCCCATGTCGTATTTTTTCTGACGGATCTTCTGCAGGTATTTTTGTGGAACGCATCGGCAACAAACCCATGCCAATTACTGCTTCGCGTTCCATTCCTTTGCCTTCTTGGTCCTTTCCCGGGAGCAGTACAACCACAAAATTGCGACGTAAACAAAATTCCATATCGCCATCACGTCAAGGAACTGTGATACTACGGCGAACCGGCAACAAAGATTCTGTTTTTTCCGATTCACAGAGCTGCCATGATGTTCACCCCGAGAAAGTGGTAGACGTACAATCCAACTTTTGCCACGGGATTTTACTGGAAAACCTTTCGTCTGTGGCGCGTGACCTAACTCAACCCGATATCCAAACATCCCAGGAAGATAATGCGAGTAGAACAACCACCCACACAGCCTCGACCTGGAAACAATCGAACGTCGCCGTACCAGTGGAAGGTAACAGACTTTGCTCGTCTTCGCAGCCAC encodes:
- a CDS encoding predicted protein, with amino-acid sequence MIVPQPYSFVDSAPSLLASISSVHGQPPALNNANAPAQYLALSSSSSSRLHQSTPLWLSIAAQDGSSFGSLGTGISRTSQSTALLVATVQPAAFSSDDFVSDRIVRVDENGSILLRRSGFVSLAGVKLPKVGTSNSVFPDCVSSTPVAKLQQMLPVREDVWFQRVAGDGRSTRVVLVRMVNSRTDTVKKASIVNESLLESGWALVRTSDNTAVAASSSILSVERLQSLQQRARERQIGLFQTCQDSFQAEFEPLDLTTEIQWGEDGGKQVLRRKEAQPTSPPKNPGDVKGCSDFGTYEDALRWYENYFPFYGDVAKLDRDNDGVPCPGLPHTTNPDRYRMKKPSK
- a CDS encoding predicted protein, with the protein product MLGLRFAHVAVMLVVVVKTVLVSFHNVKSIKPVVSQHIPGQPERAAVVSINEDTGVGVPRRHTPTGKAPSANSTRSDTITGKAPSANSTRSDTIAGDAPSANSTRSDTLTGKRPSANSTRRSTRITTQRTATEFSVSPTTQEIGMKPDWTKLIPQWLHNRNTTSVKLLRTGAPDMPSGAFVHIGKTGGSTLSLHLRNGCHSFIKQPCNQLSLNEVESHVSRLTTYYHVPDFANLRRTRHHLFYVLSIRDPLARLLSVFTYMHPDNIIARGACQWNICETESIWKCFPNLDEFAKALNLYREESKGQEAVAERRCVQGAQSFIRSSDNAPDHFRHSLEAIVEEYMPPNAIMNSTILVVRNEHIWDDWISVNQWLGQEGKVDAFPDNNVRDFSHMTLPVSKNFSEESRKSLCAGLRDEYRIYMTILSKAANIGPVEMAQSIDLAHRNCPSLQFSSFV